Within Enoplosus armatus isolate fEnoArm2 chromosome 1, fEnoArm2.hap1, whole genome shotgun sequence, the genomic segment attttacattgtttttctctctttcaggcTGTGCATTTGTGACATTCACAGCTAGACAAATGGCCCAGTCAGCCATCAAGTCCATGCACCAGTCCCAGACCATGGAGGTGAACTTGAACTTCACACTAAAAacaatgttgtaaaaaaaatgttgaccCTTGATCTCAAAATTGGTGGGTTATATTGTCTCCACTGTTGAAATATTACCAGGAAAGTTTTATCATTCAATCCAGCagagggttgttgttttttgttttttttattaatcccaGTTATTCGACTTAAATTGCAagttaattatgtttttaatctgCATTTGTATCAGTGCGTCAAACGGTCAGAGTACAAACgacctcctgtgtctgtgttcagggCTGTTCATCGCCCATCGTGGTGAAGTTTGCAGACACTCAGAAGGACAAGGAGCAGAAGCGCATggcccagcagctgcagcagcagatgcagcaaCTCAGCGCTGCCTCCATGTGGGGAAATCTGACTGGGCTCAACAGCCTGGGGCCACAGTACCTAGCAGTGAGTTTATAGGGGCCTCtatgtgtgcttgtgcaaaatgtaaatgtttagcCTCTTCCACTTTATCGCGTTGTTTCTCATATCTCCTCCTGGCTTTAGCTCTACTTACAGTTGCTCCAGCAGTCAGCCTCCACGGGGAATGCACTCAACAACCTGCACCCTGtttcaggtacacacacacacacacacacacacacacacacacacacacacacacacacacacacacacacacacaattgtccCCCTCTGGATGCTGAGGAAGTTTTCAATGTCCAGCCAGCAAACTCCAGGGGAGAGGACGtccttaaatgtgttttatgtactCATGATGGTGGGCGGAGTCTTGAACTtgacttgtttgtgtgtctgtcaggtCTTAATGCCATGCAGAACCTGGCTGCTTTAGCAGCAGCAACCGCCACACAGGCCACACCCACAGGCTCCAGCGCCATGACGACATCCAGTAGCCCACTAAGTGCACTAACAAGCTCAGGTAGTTACAACGGTGCTGTTTCATAGTTAAGGTGCACGCAGCAGGGCTTGGAGGTTTATGTGGACTCATGGATGTCACCATACCACTAACACCATCTGTacaactttatatatatatgtgtgtgtgtgtgtatgtatatgtatatatatatatatatatatgtatatgtatatatatatatatatatgtatatatatatatatatatgtatatgtatatatatatgtatatgtatatatgtatatatgtatatgtatatatatatatgtatatgtgtatatgtatatatgtatatgtatatatgtatatgtatatatgtatatatatatatgtatatgtgtatatgtatatatatatatgtatatgtgtatatatgtatatgtatatatatatatgtatatgtgtatatatatatgtatatatatgtatatatatatatatatgtatatatatatatgtatatgtatatatatgtatatatatatatgtatatgtatatatatgtatatgtatatatgtatatgtatatatatatacacataatgtGTGAATGAATTATATGAAAAGCCTCCAGGAATCAAACATTAAATTGTATTAACTTATATCATAAATTGCAGTTTTTGTGAAGTCAAATGACGGTGTGAAATTGTCCCCAAGCAGGCTCGTCCCCCAATTCCAGCAGCAACTCATCAGTGAACCCCATGGCGTCTTTGGGGGCCCTGCAGTCTCTGGCCGCTGGTGCTGGAGCTGGCCTCAACATGGGCTCCCTGGCAGGTACGAACCCTGAGCTGTACTCGTCGGACTAAACATCCCCACTGATTAGATGACTGTGAGGCAGTACGCTGTGAGAGCACTTGATGTACTGAAATGAAATCCCTGTTTGTGTAATATCTGTCTTGCATGCAGGCTCAATAGTATTTTGTTCAGAAGTTGTACCTTGTGCCCGTATAGTGTTTCAGTTTTCTAGgttcttttatttaatttgctgtGTAATGAATCTTTGAGTATCTTGAAAAGTGCTTTATGAATAAAGATTATTATGATTAGAGGCTTTAATGGACCTgtactgtttgtcttttcacCCATGTCGTTTTTGTTTCCTTGCATCTCTGTCGTAGGCATGGCGGCACTGAATGGCAGTCTTGGCTCTGGAGGCTTATCTAATGGCTCAGGAAACACCATGGAGGCACTGAGCCAGGCCTACACGGGCATCCAGCAGTACGCTGCTGCGGCCCTCCCCAGCCTGTACAACCAGAGCCTGCTGTCCCAGCAGAGCGTTTCGGCCGCGGGCAGCCAAAAGGAAGGTGGGTTCTGAGGCCTGGgagtaggaaaaaaaaataaaggacatGATATGGGGGTTGGTAGACAGTACAGGTGAAGTAACTGGTAGGCTAAAAGCTGGAGGCTATTAAACTAAATAACTGCTGTATGAGCAATGCTTCAAAGTGTTTCTTTCTTCAGTCCAATTTTGGACTCAAATTGGCCAAACACTTGGACTAAAATGTGAGTTTAGACTTGACGGATCTGTTCTGTATGCCGCCTTAGACTCCATtttcagataaaacaaagacaCTATCAACAGGGTCAGGCGTACTCACTGCCTTGACAGTTTTGAATGATGGGGAAACCCCATAGTATTCTGCAGTATTCTGTGATACTTGCTTTAAAGTGCTGTTAAAGCACTTGGTAGAGATGTGTGTACTGTGCGTTGATCTGACCTTCTGCTAAGTATTCTGTCTTGTCTTAAATATGCTGCGTCAGCCAGCGACAGTCGCAGCACGGGTAAGACTTCCCCCCACCTTCTCTGACATGGCCTCAGATAACCTTAAAACAAGCTCAAGTCCATAAACAGAGAGCTTGTCCTTGTTTTCGTGTTAACGTAAGCCTTCTAAGATACTCACTCcaattgtttatttacatttttgtatagTTAATGTCTTGCAATGGTACTACGGAGCCCTCCAAGGGGGTCATGTGGtggggaaagaaaaatattaatgtGGCAGACCGTGCACACAGATTCAACTTTGTGATCTCAGCCCTGCTTAAACTATGagaagggtaaaaaaaaaaatgcatatatgATCTGAATTGTGAAATTACCACAGGACTCAAGGACTCAATGACTCAAATGCACAACTCAAGAGACGCGAGTGGAACCAAAAAGCCACAGTCTGTGCTCGCCAAAAGCTTCGATACACAGGGAGAGCGGGCAGATACTGGGGAGAGTTTAAAACACAAGGAAAAGTAACCCCAGAGAGAAAATGCTGGTGGTAggcagtatgaaactgtcaaatcgatttattttgcagtatgcccgGCCAGGCTTGGCCGCTTTCCGCCACAGATTTCCACATCAATATCTTTTTCTCTACCACATGAGCCCTTGGGGGGGAGGGGCCCATATGATACAGCTTTCATTACCATATTTTGAAGAACTAGACTGACCCTTATTGCGTCATGAATTGTTGAAATATCACTGTGCTTAATGCTCGAGTGATCGGTAAAATGGACTCGTGGATTTCCAGGTCCAGAAGGTGCCAACTTGTTCATTTACCACCTGCCCCAGGAGTTTGGAGACCAGGACCTACTCCAGATGTTTATGCCCTTTGGAAACGTCATCTCTGCTAAAGTCTTCATTGACAAACAGACCAACCTCAGCAAGTGTTTTGGTGAGTTCACGCACACTTCTGTATACAAGTCTTCTGAtgatcaataaaatatcagtccccccccccctctcttcagGATCTGTGCTGTGTTGAAATTATTGTAACTGACTCATGTGAAGGAATCTTGAAGTCAGATCTAGCATGGACAGGCAACGTAACGGAATAAGAACAGGGGTTATGTGATCAAATTTTCTAGTCTTGGTTGATATCCTAGCAGCAGTCGTAAATTGCTAATCGTTGTGTTTAGGTGAGCCAGAGAAAAGCCTCGATGAGACCAATGCATGCGTGTTTCAGCATCGGCCATGGAAAGAACAGGACTGATCTTGGCAACATTTCCTAAGTGGAAAATATGCAGTCTTTGTGATGTCGTTGATGTTTTCCAAAAGAGACATTTGGATTGAACTGGACACCTGGATATTTCTAATACTAGGGCTTGGTGAAATTATGGAACCAGCTAAGTTCCGAGTGAGATCGCTgaacttgttttatttcacttttctcGGCAGTTAAAAGGTTGGATGACTCCCAGTGTTTGATTTCTAATTGGCCTTCTTCCAGCTGATGGCACAGTGTGCACAGGAACGCGGGACCAAAGCTTAAAGTGTAAATCAAACACTCTCCAAGCATTTGTTGGGCTATTGTtgtcatgtttcactgtgattggctcagtCTGTGGGCGAAGACCTACCATTTGGCACTGGTTGTTTGCGCTTGCTTTATTAAAATGTGGCCCTTTATTGtattatgttttaatttggACTACTACTCTTGCACTGGATGTACCAGTACAAAATGTGTACAATTATGCTGGCCAACAATGTCACAGCtatcatatactgtagatatcCGCCAAGCTTTTACACATCAATGGATGTTGTCATACGCGTTCTCGTTTCTTTTACTGCTTAAAATCGTTTTTTTAAAAGGTCGTAGTGGTGATGGACTTACAAACAGTCCTTACAAGCCACTGCCGCTGCCTGCCGCTCTGCACACCCTTGACAATTGCACCAGTCTGCTTTTCCCTTAGCCCTTAGAAGAAGTAGTAGTTATGGTAATGAGGACAATAGATAATAAATTACTGGTAGTGTTTTTGCTCAGAATCAAGTAGTTTGCTCCCGACGAGCATAAATGTAATGCTTAGTTAGAGTTAGAGGTTTGATCACATTATGAAAACTGCAAACGTTTACTCAGAAGTCTATCTGAAGCTAATacgaggcttcagcagtctgtgttAGCCATATCGGTTAGTCTTTGTTTTCCCCCGCAAAATG encodes:
- the celf1 gene encoding CUGBP Elav-like family member 1, whose translation is MDSLDPETLYVSSDQTGQPTLPLPNSEDSNFALGGGKKMNGSLDHPDQPDVDAIKMFVGQIPRSWSEEQLRELFEPYGPVYEINVLRDRSQNPPQSKGCCFITYYTRKSALEAQNALHNMKILPGMHHPIQMKPADSEKNNAVEDRKLFIGMISKKCNENDIRLMFSPYGQIEECRILRGPDGLSRGCAFVTFTARQMAQSAIKSMHQSQTMEGCSSPIVVKFADTQKDKEQKRMAQQLQQQMQQLSAASMWGNLTGLNSLGPQYLALYLQLLQQSASTGNALNNLHPVSGLNAMQNLAALAAATATQATPTGSSAMTTSSSPLSALTSSGSSPNSSSNSSVNPMASLGALQSLAAGAGAGLNMGSLAGMAALNGSLGSGGLSNGSGNTMEALSQAYTGIQQYAAAALPSLYNQSLLSQQSVSAAGSQKEGPEGANLFIYHLPQEFGDQDLLQMFMPFGNVISAKVFIDKQTNLSKCFGFVSYDNPVSSQAAIQSMNGFQIGMKRLKVQLKRSKNDSKPY